A DNA window from Vibrio sp. CDRSL-10 TSBA contains the following coding sequences:
- the proC gene encoding pyrroline-5-carboxylate reductase — translation MTAHISFIGAGNMASAIIGGLISQGYSSESITATSPDQTMLDAIQGRFGIQVSSDNIAAAQRADILVLAVKPQILQQVCAELRPAVDSRNPLILSIAAGIPLHSLQTWLGNHLPIVRAMPNTPAMISCGATALYANPQVTQTQSHEVKNLLSSTGLVEWLPEESLMDAATAISGSAPAYFFLFFQAMEDAGVAQGLNRETARRLALQTGLGAASMALTASQDPEQLMRNVMSPQGSTERAIATFEAKGLRTIVTKAMQDCADRAKEMQAQFGAAL, via the coding sequence ATGACAGCACATATCAGTTTTATCGGGGCCGGTAATATGGCCAGCGCCATCATCGGAGGTTTAATCAGTCAAGGTTACTCATCTGAAAGCATCACCGCGACTTCCCCGGACCAAACCATGCTCGATGCGATTCAAGGCCGGTTTGGTATTCAGGTAAGTAGTGACAATATCGCAGCCGCTCAGCGCGCCGATATTCTGGTGCTGGCGGTTAAGCCTCAAATACTGCAGCAGGTTTGTGCCGAACTGCGACCGGCAGTTGACTCTCGTAATCCACTGATCCTTTCCATCGCTGCTGGCATTCCACTGCATTCGCTACAAACCTGGCTCGGAAATCACCTTCCGATCGTCCGAGCGATGCCAAATACTCCAGCTATGATTAGCTGCGGCGCGACAGCTTTGTATGCCAACCCACAAGTCACTCAGACCCAATCTCATGAGGTTAAAAACCTGCTGTCCAGTACCGGACTAGTGGAATGGCTGCCTGAAGAGTCGTTAATGGATGCGGCAACCGCTATCTCTGGCAGCGCTCCAGCCTACTTTTTTCTATTTTTCCAGGCCATGGAAGATGCAGGTGTAGCACAGGGACTGAACCGAGAAACGGCACGTCGACTTGCACTGCAGACCGGACTGGGGGCCGCATCTATGGCGTTAACTGCTTCACAAGATCCTGAGCAGTTAATGCGTAATGTCATGTCACCACAAGGCTCAACCGAACGGGCTATTGCCACCTTTGAGGCCAAAGGTCTGCGCACTATCGTCACCAAAGCAATGCAGGATTGCGCCGACCGTGCCAAAGAGATGCAAGCGCAGTTCGGCGCAGCCTTGTAA